Proteins co-encoded in one Malus domestica chromosome 09, GDT2T_hap1 genomic window:
- the YTP6 gene encoding YTH domain-containing protein ECT4 isoform X7: MAANQPQAPDRTSGYENGTGEWDEYSPYINTEGLEINSPGVYNENPSLVFHSGYGYNPQMPYGPYSPVTTPMPSVGGDAQLYSPQQYPFSGPPYYQQLGPPSMQYITSPTTVSQPELTTLVNIDQQGDNMLFGPRPGYHPPVGSFGRGNFPGNPGSHGFHDLQQGFDGFRSGGLLSDWPKPSDRHRSPLSPSVSPQPIGPLGSYGQNVGMASQQQRSMYGFGSGSNSYNRGYMPSGYNQGSGLGSASFSSFGANNRGFLSLENSKRHVRGSGPICSCNAPLDILCEQNRGPRASKPKSQIMADSSVENTKHNASTNKVLDESFNRPDFVTEYKDAKFFIIKSYSEDNVHKSIKYGVWASTPNGNKKLDAAYREAKEMHDSCPIFLFFSVNASAQFCGVAEMIGPVDFDKSLDYWQQDKWSGQFPVKWHMIKDVPNSQFRHIILENNDNKPVTNSRDTQEVKLEQGIEMLNIFKNYETEMSILDDFEFYEDRQKAMQERKARQQASLIAVGVAGENEHKNTVQIPSDYIKHMSKSFAQVVRLDEGSKEANTLSERASPASDGSIGARVKLEDAMPASVPSVQTG; the protein is encoded by the exons GTTATGAAAATGGAACTGGTGAGTGGGACGAATATTCTCCATACATCAACACCGAAGGATTGGAGATTAATTCTCCT GGTGTCTACAATGAGAATCCTTCTTTAGTCTTTCATTCTGGATATGGCTACAATCCACAAATGCCGTATGGGCCTTACTCCCCGGTTACAACACCAATGCCATCCGTAGGTGGAGATGCCCAGTTATATTCCCCCCAGCAATACCCATTTTCGGGACCGCCTTATTATCAGCAGCTTGGTCCTCCTAGCATGCAATATATTACCTCACCTACTACAGTTTCACAACCAGAGCTCACCACCTTAGTTAATATCGACCAACAAGGTGACAATATGCTTTTTGGACCAAGGCCTGGTTATCATCCTCCAGTGGGATCTTTTGGTAGAGGCAATTTTCCTGGAAATCCTGGTAGTCATGGTTTTCATGACTTGCAGCAAGGATTTGATGGATTTAGATCTGGAGGTCTTTTGTCAGACTGGCCAAAACCCTCAGACAGGCACAGGTCTCCCTTATCGCCATCAGTGTCTCCACAGCCAATTGGCCCACTGGGCTCATATGGGCAGAATGTTGGCATG GCTTCTCAACAACAAAGGTCTATGTATGGGTTTGGATCTGGTTCAAACTCTTATAACAGAGGCTACATGCCCAGTGGTTATAATCAGGGATCTGGCCTTGGAAGTGCATCGTTTTCTAGCTTTGGAGCTAACAATCGTGGCTTTCTATCATTAGAAAATAGCAAGCGGCATGTGAGGGGCAGCGGTCCTATATGCAGTTGCAATGCCCCCCTTGATATTCTTTGTGAGCAGAATCGGGGCCCGAGGGCCTCAAAGCCAAAGAGTCAAATCATGGCTGATAGCTCTGTGGAGAACACCAAACATAATGCTTCTACAAACAAGGTCCTTGATGAATCATTCAACAGGCCTGATTTTGTAACAGAGTACAAAGATGCTAAGTTCTTCATTATCAAGTCATACAGTGAAGATAATGTTCACAAGAGCATCAAATATGGTGTCTGGGCCAGCACACCAAACGGTAACAAAAAGTTGGATGCTGCATATCGTGAAGCTAAGGAGATGCATGATAGCTGCCcaatttttctcttcttttcg GTGAATGCTAGTGCTCAGTTCTGTGGGGTGGCTGAAATGATTGGACCTGTTGATTTTGACAAGAGTCTGGATTACTGGCAGCAAGACAAATGGAGTGGCCAGTTCCCTGTGAAGTGGCATATGATTAAAGATGTCCCCAATAGTCAGTTTCGTCACATCATTCTTGAAAATAATGACAACAAGCCTGTAACTAACAGCCGAGATACTCAAGAG GTGAAATTGGAGCAGGGAATTGAGATGTTGAATATCTTCAAGAATTATGAAACAGAGATGTCGATTCTAGATGACTTTGAATTTTATGAAGACCGGCAGAAAGCAATGCAAGAGCGGAAGGCCAGACAGCAAGCCAGCCTGATTGCTGTCGGTGTGGCTGGAGAAAATGAGCACAAAAATACTGTTCAAATTCCCAGTGATTACATCAAGCACATGTCCAAGAGTTTTGCTCAAGTTGTCCGCTTGGATGAGGGCAGTAAAGAAGCTAATACCCTTTCTGAAAGAGCTAGTCCTGCTTCTGACGGCTCCATTGGTGCCAGAGTAAAACTTGAAGATGCGATGCCAGCTTCCGTGCCTTCTGTTCAGACCGGTTAG
- the YTP6 gene encoding YTH domain-containing protein ECT4 isoform X2, producing MAANQPQAPDRTSDSTKSLSILIMDAEEKPAEPDSMKEQPHVSKNERSVSPNPSPDAATIGLPREAAGQSGPFGSGGDHTVFPPNVYAPQAQPFYYRGYENGTGEWDEYSPYINTEGLEINSPGVYNENPSLVFHSGYGYNPQMPYGPYSPVTTPMPSVGGDAQLYSPQQYPFSGPPYYQQLGPPSMQYITSPTTVSQPELTTLVNIDQQGDNMLFGPRPGYHPPVGSFGRGNFPGNPGSHGFHDLQQGFDGFRSGGLLSDWPKPSDRHRSPLSPSVSPQPIGPLGSYGQNVGMASQQQRSMYGFGSGSNSYNRGYMPSGYNQGSGLGSASFSSFGANNRGFLSLENSKRHVRGSGPICSCNAPLDILCEQNRGPRASKPKSQIMADSSVENTKHNASTNKVLDESFNRPDFVTEYKDAKFFIIKSYSEDNVHKSIKYGVWASTPNGNKKLDAAYREAKEMHDSCPIFLFFSVNASAQFCGVAEMIGPVDFDKSLDYWQQDKWSGQFPVKWHMIKDVPNSQFRHIILENNDNKPVTNSRDTQEVKLEQGIEMLNIFKNYETEMSILDDFEFYEDRQKAMQERKARQQASLIAVGVAGENEHKNTVQIPSDYIKHMSKSFAQVVRLDEGSKEANTLSERASPASDGSIGARVKLEDAMPASVPSVQTG from the exons ACTCTACTAAGTCACTGAGCATACTGATCATGGATGCAGAAGAGAAACCTGCTGAACCAGATAGCATGAAGGAGCAG CCCCATGTCTCAAAAAATGAGAGGTCAGTTTCTCCTAATCCTTCTCCAGATGCTGCCACCATAGGTCTTCCAAGGGAGGCAGCAGGTCAATCAGGTCCTTTTGGTTCAGGTGGAGATCATACTGTTTTCCCACCTAATGTTTATGCCCCTCAGGCCCAGCCCTTCTACTATAGAG GTTATGAAAATGGAACTGGTGAGTGGGACGAATATTCTCCATACATCAACACCGAAGGATTGGAGATTAATTCTCCT GGTGTCTACAATGAGAATCCTTCTTTAGTCTTTCATTCTGGATATGGCTACAATCCACAAATGCCGTATGGGCCTTACTCCCCGGTTACAACACCAATGCCATCCGTAGGTGGAGATGCCCAGTTATATTCCCCCCAGCAATACCCATTTTCGGGACCGCCTTATTATCAGCAGCTTGGTCCTCCTAGCATGCAATATATTACCTCACCTACTACAGTTTCACAACCAGAGCTCACCACCTTAGTTAATATCGACCAACAAGGTGACAATATGCTTTTTGGACCAAGGCCTGGTTATCATCCTCCAGTGGGATCTTTTGGTAGAGGCAATTTTCCTGGAAATCCTGGTAGTCATGGTTTTCATGACTTGCAGCAAGGATTTGATGGATTTAGATCTGGAGGTCTTTTGTCAGACTGGCCAAAACCCTCAGACAGGCACAGGTCTCCCTTATCGCCATCAGTGTCTCCACAGCCAATTGGCCCACTGGGCTCATATGGGCAGAATGTTGGCATG GCTTCTCAACAACAAAGGTCTATGTATGGGTTTGGATCTGGTTCAAACTCTTATAACAGAGGCTACATGCCCAGTGGTTATAATCAGGGATCTGGCCTTGGAAGTGCATCGTTTTCTAGCTTTGGAGCTAACAATCGTGGCTTTCTATCATTAGAAAATAGCAAGCGGCATGTGAGGGGCAGCGGTCCTATATGCAGTTGCAATGCCCCCCTTGATATTCTTTGTGAGCAGAATCGGGGCCCGAGGGCCTCAAAGCCAAAGAGTCAAATCATGGCTGATAGCTCTGTGGAGAACACCAAACATAATGCTTCTACAAACAAGGTCCTTGATGAATCATTCAACAGGCCTGATTTTGTAACAGAGTACAAAGATGCTAAGTTCTTCATTATCAAGTCATACAGTGAAGATAATGTTCACAAGAGCATCAAATATGGTGTCTGGGCCAGCACACCAAACGGTAACAAAAAGTTGGATGCTGCATATCGTGAAGCTAAGGAGATGCATGATAGCTGCCcaatttttctcttcttttcg GTGAATGCTAGTGCTCAGTTCTGTGGGGTGGCTGAAATGATTGGACCTGTTGATTTTGACAAGAGTCTGGATTACTGGCAGCAAGACAAATGGAGTGGCCAGTTCCCTGTGAAGTGGCATATGATTAAAGATGTCCCCAATAGTCAGTTTCGTCACATCATTCTTGAAAATAATGACAACAAGCCTGTAACTAACAGCCGAGATACTCAAGAG GTGAAATTGGAGCAGGGAATTGAGATGTTGAATATCTTCAAGAATTATGAAACAGAGATGTCGATTCTAGATGACTTTGAATTTTATGAAGACCGGCAGAAAGCAATGCAAGAGCGGAAGGCCAGACAGCAAGCCAGCCTGATTGCTGTCGGTGTGGCTGGAGAAAATGAGCACAAAAATACTGTTCAAATTCCCAGTGATTACATCAAGCACATGTCCAAGAGTTTTGCTCAAGTTGTCCGCTTGGATGAGGGCAGTAAAGAAGCTAATACCCTTTCTGAAAGAGCTAGTCCTGCTTCTGACGGCTCCATTGGTGCCAGAGTAAAACTTGAAGATGCGATGCCAGCTTCCGTGCCTTCTGTTCAGACCGGTTAG